A region of the Oncorhynchus clarkii lewisi isolate Uvic-CL-2024 chromosome 29, UVic_Ocla_1.0, whole genome shotgun sequence genome:
gctcaagggcgtCCTTTGTTTATGTGCACTTGGGTGCCACTTTATAGCCGTCTATGTACACAAGCAGTGGGTCTGTAGCATGGGTTGGCCTCCTTGGATATCTCAAAGGAAGATACAGTATATGATGCCTGTGTGTACATATTCTAAAACCTTTCTATGAACTCTGCCTGAATCTGAGGAATCCGTCATCTTAATGTTACACCAAGATCACCAATAGGCTCATTTGAGATGAACTAGGGCTGAATTGTACACGTAACATGCTAAAACAACGGCTTTGAGTGGCATAGCTGGATTATTATGTCAATGAGTTTCTCTCTGATCCCTTGCATGTCATTACAAGCCCTTGCTGTGAAATTCCATTATAAAGGCTTTgcttttgtgtttgttttttttgttgcttttttgCTTTGCTTTTGTGTAACCCGATTACGTGGCATTCATTAATTTTGAAGGAGAATCTAGGTTAGAACTCCAATATGGGGATAATAATATTATTCAACATCACCGTTATTATTCACGTCTATGTCACACTGTTTCTATAGACCTATAGGCTTTTTGGGACACATGCAAATTCACAGAATCTCATGCAGTCACGTTCCCTCAAGGAATACAACTGACCTCGATCTGCTGTCTAACAACCATTAACACCTCAGTTAAGAATTGTGATGCTCCCGTAGTGTTGTAAAACGTGTGCAGGAGTAGCAGGTGAAACTTCAGAGAGGTATAAAATTAACTACTGCGCTGAGCAGCGGATTTGGAGCCGGTGGCCACCACATCAGAACCACTTGGCCCTTTGGAGTTGTCTTATAGGACAATAACGGCACTCAATAATTTCCCAATAACTTcgaataacttttttttttttaacttttgcAATCCTTGTTCTTAGACTTTGCTACAGCAGTTTAAAGACTACTAACACTTGCCTACTGTTCCTCTCAGACTCACCGATATGGGTTTTGCGGACCTCTTGAATGACGTTGGCGGGTTCGGACGTTTCCAATGGATCCATGTTACCTTGTTATCTATCCCTGGTCTACTGATGGCAAGCCAGAATCTGTTGAATAATTTCACAGCTGGTATGCCTGGACATCACTGTACCATACCCAATAGGACTTCTATTGCCAGTAGTCAAAACATCTCTCAATCAGAAGTGGATGACAGAGAGCTCCTTCGCGCCTTTATCCCGATGGATGCCAGCGGGACCAAATTGTCCAAGTGTACGAGGTATGTCGAGGCGCAGTGGCATCTTCTTGAAAGCAACGTAAGCGTCATTGGACATCAGGCTAACTTTTCAGAGCTTGAGACAGAGATATGTCTGGATGGCTGGACCTATGACAAATCAGAATTTCTGTCCACTGTTGTCTCAGAGGTAAGTGGAGTTGTCCATGTGCATTTTTTACGTACTGGGTTATAAATTAGTAGGtgtaataatataaaataatagaaGTACATGTGCTTCTCCCGCAACACACATCATGATGCATGATTTATGAATAAAcgtgtatattattattagtatcatTCAGTAGGTCTAATAATTCACTAACAGTGGCCCTTATGTCGTTGCTGAATGCCAAGGCAAAGAATGTGATATTACAATCCTGCCTATAAGAAAAGGTTTGTGATCTTGTCTTCCAGTGGGACTTGGTCTGTACCCTCCGTCCTATGAAACAGATGAGCCAGACTATTTATATGGGTGGGGTCCTGGCAGGGGCTGTCATATTTGGAGGGCTGTCAGACAGGTGAGCAGCGTCCTGTCACAGACACGGAATACCTTATAGCGTCATTGTGTTCAACATTTTCATCACGGCAAAGGAATTCAACAATTCAATCATCATATTGTCCTATAGAACATCACGTTATCGTTGTAGAGGTTGTACAGAGGAACTGCATTTACCCGATGAAGGATTGTGGTCAATGTGATACAAATGGATACAGGTGTACTTTATGAATAGGTAACCTAGAGCTAAATCAGTACTGTAAATAGATGTCTGACATTACTAATTAAGATGTAGCCTTCTGTATCCATTGCTAGGACATCATTGACTCTTTAacagaaaaaaacaaatgttGGCTTGAACCCTGATCTTCTTTGTGCTTGGACAGAATAGAGCCCAGCTGGTTGAAAGTACAAGATTAAcatttgctacatatcagacttTTATCTTATTTATTTTTACACACTTAGAACTTTTAGTAATTTCACAGAAGCAAAGTTttccctgtgtgtgcgtgtgcgtgtgtgtgtgcgtgtgcgtgcgcatTTGTGCACACCTGTGTGTCCATGTAATTTACTTCACAGTAGGGAACATTCCCTCCTCAATGATTTAGTAGGGCTTGTATTTTTGGTGCTTAgttaccaccaacaacaacaatgcATTATGTTCTTGTGACTTTTGAGCAAGTGTTGCTGTGGTTTCCCCTATTTGTTTTCCCCTCTAGATTTGGGCGAAAGGCCTTGTTGATCTGGTCCTATTTTCAGCTAGCCACGCTGGGCACCTGTACGGCCTTCTCACCTTCCTTCATGACCTACTGTATCTTCCGCTTCATGACAGGCATGGCAGTATCTGGGGTGATCCTCAACACAGTCTCTCTCAGTGAGTCTCCCTACAACCCCACCTATAGCCCATACATCTAGAGACTTACATTTGAGTAAtgtagcagatgctcttatcccgagcgacttacaggagtaattatggttaagtgacttgctcaagggcacattggcagatttttcaccattcaaaccagcgacctttcggttactgtcccaatgctcttaaccgctagccTACCTGCTACTTAGATGCTCTACTCTTTTTTTGTGTGATGTGTGAAAGTTGGCACACTATCAGGTCTTGCAGCATAAGGACATTGTTACTCTTTTAAGCATAAGGAAATTGTTACTGCCTTTTAAGTCTTTCAAGGGGGAAATTGATTACCTTTTGCCAGAGGTGGGTTCGGGAATGAAAACCCTGGGGAAATCCAGTTCAGATGAATCAGATGATTTTACATTGGAGAGTTCGATTTCCACCCACTGCCTGTCGCAAGACAACAGAGTCATAACAGACTTCTGTCCACAGAGGTGGAGTGGATTCCCACCATGTCCCGCACTCTAGTGGGCACCCTCTCGTCCTTCTTCTTCACCTTCGGCCAGATGGTCCTGGCGGGCATCGCCCACAGCCTCAGGGACTGGCGCAAGCTGCAGATGGCTGTCTGCGctcccttcttcctcttcttcctctataGCTGGTGAGCGTACCATTTCACTGCACCACTATACAGGTATTTATCCATATCATGAATGAACAATTCAGGATGTCTTACCTTTTGATTGATGGGTGAATGGCAGTCTTTGAAAGGTTTCCAGAGACAATGTCTCTTGTGTTTTCCTAACTGGTCCTAAGGTGGTACTCTGAGTCTGCCCGCTGGCTAGTGCTAAATCGCAGGTCTGACGAGGCCCTGAAACACATCCACCGTGTGGCCAGGATCAACGGCAAACCTGAGATGGTAGAGAAGATCACCGTGGAGGTGAGAGAGCTGGCTGGGGTACAACGAAGGATACAGGCATATTGAGAGGTTCCTGGAAGGGTGAAGTGATCTTGGACATCAGAGAAGGATTATAACctgcttgtgtgtctgtgtgtgtgtgtgtgtctgtttgggcatgtgtgcatgtgtgcatgtggctatgtgtgtgtgcatgtgtgtgcgtgtttgtgcatgtgcatgtgtgtaatTACAGGTTCTGGAATGTCACATGCACAAAGAGGTCCAGTCGAGTAAGACCACCCACACAGCATACGACTTGATACGCACCACAGTGATGAGAAGAATATCTCTCTGTCTTATGGTTGTTTGGTAAGGTTCATTGTTTGGTAAGGTTCATTTGTCATTCTAGTTACCTTTGTGCCTATTCTTATCTACAAAACCTTCCAGTGATCCGATTGACCTCTCACCCTACAGGTTCTCTACCAGTTTTGCCTACTACGGCCTAGCAATGGACCTGCAGAAGTTTGGGGTGAACATCTACCTGATCCAGATCATCTTTGGGCTGGTGGACTTCCCCGCCAAGCTGGTGGCTCTGGGGAGTCTTACCTTTCTGGGTCGGAGGATCACTCAGGGAACATGTCTCCTCATGTCTGCCTTGATGATATTCACCAACATCTTCGTCCCCACAGGTTAGATGGTCACACAATTTTGTGTTGGCTACTGTGCTCGCGTCTAATTAAATGCCATTGGTCTTGTCTTTGATAATCTAATTGAGAACACTTATTGACAAGGATTGGCAATGACAACCCCTTTGATCCCAACACAGACATGCAGTCTATTAGGACTACTCTGGCTTGTCTGGGGAAGGCCTTCACCTCTGCATCCTTCACCTGTATTTATCTGTTTACTGGAGAGCTTTACCCCACCGTCATCAGGTACCACTTCATTAGACAACACCGTCATCAGGTACCACTCCATTAGACAACACCGTCATCAGGTACCACTTCATTAGACAACACCGTCATCGGGTACCACTTCATTAGACAACACCGTCATCAGGTACCACTTCATTAGACAACACTGTCATCAGGTACCACTTCATTAAGGGATATTCAAGGCAGACAtgaaatatccctttgaacatgatgaagttattaaatacactttggatggtgtattaatatacccagtcactacaaagatacaggtgtccttcctaactcagttgccagagaggaaggaaaccactcagggatttcaccatgaggccaatggtgactttaaaacagttacagagtttaatggctgtgataggagaagactgaggatggatcaacaacattgtagttactccacaatactaacctaattgacagagtgaaaagaaggaagcctgaacagaataacaaatattccaaaacatgcattctgtttgcaacaccaaagtacaggcaaaatcctagaggaaaacattgatcagtctgctttccactagacacaaggagattaattcacctttcagcgggacaataacctaaaacacaaggccacatctacactggagttgcttaccaagaagagtgaatgttcctgagtggtcggGTCACAATTTTTACTTAAAtagacttgaaaatctatggcaagacctgaaaatggttgtctagcaatgatcaacaaccaacttgacagagcttaaatcatttcaaaaataacaaaatgggcaaacgttgcacaatccaggtatgcaaagctcttagagacttacccagaaagactcacagctgtaatcgctgccaaatgtgattctaacatgtattagtGTGAAAACTTAGGTAaattatgtatttctgtgtttaattTGCAATTTCCCTacttctccgcctcctcttccgcatcctcctcccccactctcctcctcttcctcctccccctctcctccacctccccctgcagacagacaggaatggGATTTACCTCCACCATGGCCAGGGTGGGCTCCATGGCAGCGCCTGCTGTGCTGATCCTGGAAGAGATGCTGCCCGCTCTGCCCAGTATAATCTATGGAGGTGCTGCTGTGGTGGCTGGCATCATCGCCTTCTTCCTCCCTGAAACACTCAACATCCCTCTTCCTGACACAGTCGAGGATGTGGAGGAGAAATGGTAAGGTTGTGAGACTGTGACTCTGCATATCATTTACCTCTGACATGTTTTGAAATGTGATGAAAATGCTTTCCAGGGCTAAAAAGAATGTGGGTGCAGAGAAACTGGCTAAAAAGGAGGCAGTGGCTCTTCAGGAGATGAAGAAGGGAGCAGTTGAGGGGGATGGGGAAATCACGGGACTCAATGCTCTGTGAGAAACAATCTGATCAGAATAATGTAGAAGAGGTGGTATAATTTTACTGTGTCAGCAAACGCTAGCAAACTGTATACGCTGGGTAGCAAATTAAAGACAGATGCATACAACTGTTTAGAGAACAATATTATTTAattgaaaccaaaatggaaacaGATTAGAACCGAAAATTGATTGTGGTATGCAGGAGATACTGGTGTTTCTTTGCTAAAACATCATTGTTCAATTTGTCTTTGTCTGATTGATGTATGGTTTCTTTGGCACAAGGTTGAAATGATCAACAGTGATCCTGTTGACAACTGCTGCCTATCTCATATCATTTTACAGTTTGTCTCAATTGTAACCAAAACACTTGGAAACCTTCACTTGTATATtcactgtgtgtttttttgttaccTACATTTTTTATTCAAAATGTAGATAGATAATAAATTAGACACTTTTACATGACAATTTATGACTTCAACATGCAGTTTATGGTGATTGTTTTtatgacatttgcaacattgtggAACTATTTTTGATTGGTCATTATAGAACAAGATTTAGAACTTGAAATGTGTTGGCTGTCTAGGGGCGGTATTGTAGCTTAATCAAAAATAAACCGTAGGTCTGTGTGGTTCAGCAGTTGTTTCCttaacattttgttttttgcaGTTCTTAGAAGGTAGAAGCCAATAGTCCTCAAAGGACAATATTCCATATTCAATTAATGTGTTCGTGTGTGTCTGTTTGCGTGCGCACTGAACATGCCCAAGTACATGCTAAATAAGTATGGTTAATTGAGCTATTTATTGACTCATGAATACGTTTACAATGATTGAACTTTGATGTTATCTATGTGCTAATACTCGTTTAGTAGCCCTGCCCAGCAGCTGACCTAGCTCAGCCGCTGAACAGGTAATACAGGTGAGACCGCGCTGTACAGATTTTTTACCCGCATAGGCTACACACGGTCGTCGTCGACAGAAAGCTAAACAGCCACCACAAACCTCTTCAGTATCAGGAGGGAAACGTTTCCAGATCTCTTTTGAACGGAACATCGCATTTGAACAAGAACAGAAGAGTAACGATAAGGTAAGATTTTAATTAGGCCTACCAAATCATTTATGTAACATTTAATTCAGCATTTTCTCAACACCGTTGAGTTACACAGAAATCTAGCCTTCACCGTCAGTCCTAGTTATGTCACGTGCTCGAAACAAGTGCGGTAGCCTACGGTGTTAGTCACCTTTGAACAGAACAGCATGAGTGCACCCGTAACTGATCAGAGCTTATAAGCTTTAAACGACTGTAGTTGAGAGCAACATTTCCAACACGAACTATTAACTCATATTCACACAGTTTTCCCCCCATCAAATAATCATAACAATATTTTAATGTATTTACAAAACTGGAACGCAAAGTTTTTGTAGGCCATGTGAAATGTTAAAATAAACAGCAACTATAGCCTACCTATAAGCTTTGAGTAGAAAAAGGCAATAAAATGACCTCCAGAATCTGTCTCGGTAGGCCTTAACGTCAATCCAAGACATTATTAAAAGTAATAACGACGTGATAATAGTTGCTGTAACATTTAGGAAGCATgcaccttcaaatgagtggatttggctatttcagccacacccgttggtgAAAGGTGTAtgcaatcgagcacacagccatgcaatcgccatagacaaacattgtcagtagaatggccttactgaagagctcagtgtctttcaatgtggcacaatcataggatgccacctttccaacaagtcagttcattaaATGTCTGCCTTGCTAAAGCTgacctggtcaactgtaagtgctgttattgagcagtggaaacatctaggagcaacaacccAGCCTataagtgataggccacacaagtgCACAGAGCGGGACCGCTGAAGTGcgtaaaatcgtctgtcctcaatACTCActcccgagttccaaactgcctctgaaagcaatgtcagcaaaataactgttcctcaggagcttcatgaaatgggtttccatggccgagcagccgcacacaagcctaagatcaccaatcgcaatgccaagtgtctgctggagtggtgtaaagctcaccgctattggactctggagcagtggaaagcgttctctggagtgatcaatcaggcttcaccatctggcagtctgacggacgtatctgggtttggcggatgccaggagtgtgctacctgccccaatgcatagtgccaattgtaaagtttggtggagaaggaataatggtctggggctgtttttcatggtttgggccccttagttccagtgaaaggaaatcttaaagctacaacatacaatgacattctagacgattctgtgcagtcaactttgtggcaacagttttaggaaggcccttccctgtttcagcatgacaatacccctgtgcacaaagcgaggtcaatacagaaatggtttgttgagatctgtgtggaagaacttgactggcctgcacaaagcccttacttcaactccatcgaacacctttgggatgaattggaacgctgactgcgagccaggcctaatcgcccaacatcagtgcccgacctcactaatgctcttgtgattgaatggaagcaagtccagcaatgttccaacatctagtggaaagcagcagagtggagtctgttatagcagcaaagggggatcaactccatattaatgtccatgattttggaatgagatgttcgatgagtaggtgcccatatacttttggtcatgtagtgtataaaaACAAATGagggtcatgtagtgtatataaatGAACGagggtcatgtagtgtatataaatGAACGAGGGTCATGTAGTGTGTATATAAACGAATGAGGGTCATGTAGTGTGTATATAAACGAATGAGGGTCATGTAGTGTGTATATAAACGAATGAGGGTCATGTAGTGTGTATATAAACGAATGAGGGTCATGTAGTGTGTATATAAACGAATGAGGGTCATGTAGTGTGTATATAAACGAACGAGGGTCATGTAGTGTGTATATAAACGAATGAGGGTCATGTAGTGTGTATATAAACGAATGAGGGTCATGTAGTGTGTATATAAACGAATGagggtcatgtagtgtatataaacGAACGAGGGTCATGTAGTGTGTATATAAACGAATGAGggtcatgtacagtgcattcggaaagtattcagacccctttacttttttcacTTTTTaagttagtcttattctaaaatggat
Encoded here:
- the LOC139388608 gene encoding solute carrier family 22 member 6 encodes the protein MGFADLLNDVGGFGRFQWIHVTLLSIPGLLMASQNLLNNFTAGMPGHHCTIPNRTSIASSQNISQSEVDDRELLRAFIPMDASGTKLSKCTRYVEAQWHLLESNVSVIGHQANFSELETEICLDGWTYDKSEFLSTVVSEWDLVCTLRPMKQMSQTIYMGGVLAGAVIFGGLSDRFGRKALLIWSYFQLATLGTCTAFSPSFMTYCIFRFMTGMAVSGVILNTVSLKVEWIPTMSRTLVGTLSSFFFTFGQMVLAGIAHSLRDWRKLQMAVCAPFFLFFLYSWWYSESARWLVLNRRSDEALKHIHRVARINGKPEMVEKITVEVLECHMHKEVQSSKTTHTAYDLIRTTVMRRISLCLMVVWFSTSFAYYGLAMDLQKFGVNIYLIQIIFGLVDFPAKLVALGSLTFLGRRITQGTCLLMSALMIFTNIFVPTDMQSIRTTLACLGKAFTSASFTCIYLFTGELYPTVIRQTGMGFTSTMARVGSMAAPAVLILEEMLPALPSIIYGGAAVVAGIIAFFLPETLNIPLPDTVEDVEEKWAKKNVGAEKLAKKEAVALQEMKKGAVEGDGEITGLNAL